The Glycine soja cultivar W05 chromosome 3, ASM419377v2, whole genome shotgun sequence genome window below encodes:
- the LOC114405926 gene encoding scarecrow-like protein 6, producing MKVMPLPFEEFQGKGVLDFSSASDSFSVLLHNPQPKWTIDKEDYCYVGSITEPTSVLGSRRSLSPPTSSSTMSSSLGSSNNSTSKGGGGTSANTTNNPTPPSDYNNNNPPQESSPEKCGIRMEDWECQDQSILRLIMGDVEDPSAGLSKLLQSTACGSQSADFNAGFGVVDQQGLNMNMNMNMVGGNIDPNYPAGFPFIAENMDGQNAKAGSGTGQVSESVVFSANNPLMVSSSVSPGVFTSQQQQQEFGVVDEKPQVQEQQVFSQHQAKHHLFDTIGHNFQAPRLSLLDSGQEVFGRRQQTQLPLFPHHMQQQQQQQSMVMPSTKQQKVSSTGDDASHQLQQAIFDQLYKTAELIEAGNPVHAQGILARLNHQLSPIGRPFQRAAFYMKEALMSLLHSNAHSFMAFSPISFIFKIGAYKSFSEISPVLQFANFTCNQALIEAVERSDRIHVIDFDIGFGVQWSSFMQEIALRSSGAPSLKVTAIVSPSTCDEVELNFTRENLIQYAKDINVSFEFNVLSIESLNSPSCPLLGKFFDNEAIVVNMPVSSFTNYPSLFPSVLHFVKQLRPKVVVTLDRICDQMDVPLPTNVVHVLQCYSALLESLDAVNVNLDVLQKIERHFIQPAIKKIILGHHHFQEKLPPWRNLFMQSGFSPFTFSNFTEAQAECLVQRAPVRGFHVERKPSSLVLCWQKKELISVSTWRC from the exons ATGAAGGTCATGCCCTTGCCTTTTGAGGAATTTCAAGGGAAGGGAGTGTTGGATTTCTCTTCAGCCTCAGATTCATTTTCAGTGCTTTTGCATAACCCACAACCAAAGTGGACCATAGACAAAGAGGACTATTGCTATGTGGGCAGCATCACTGAGCCCACCTCAGTTCTTGGCTCCAGAAGAAGCCTTAGCCCTCCCACTTCCTCCTCCACAATGTCTTCTTCTCTtggcagcagcaacaacagcacTAGCAAGGGTGGTGGTGGCACCTCAGCCAACACCACCAACAACCCAACACCACCCTCAgactacaacaacaacaaccctcCTCAGGAATCCAGCCCCGAAAAATGTGGCATCAGGATGGAGGACTGGGAGTGCCAAGATCAATCCATCCTGAGGCTAATCATGGGGGATGTTGAAGACCCTTCTGCTGGATTGAGCAAGCTTCTGCAAAGCACTGCCTGTGGCTCTCAAAGTGCTGATTTCAATGCTGGATTTGGTGTTGTGGATCAACAAGGattgaatatgaatatgaatatgaatatgGTGGGTGGTAATATTGACCCAAATTACCCTGCTGGTTTCCCTTTCATTGCTGAGAATATGGATGGCCAGAATGCCAAGGCTGGTTCTGGGACTGGCCAGGTTTCAGAATCTGTTGTTTTCTCTGCCAACAATCCTCTCATGGTGTCATCATCTGTTTCCCCTGGTGTGTTCACTtctcagcagcagcagcaagaGTTTGGAGTGGTGGATGAGAAGCCTCAG GTGCAGGAACAGCAGGTTTTCTCTCAGCATCAGGCGAAACACCATCTCTTTGACACCATTGGGCACAATTTTCAAGCTCCAAGGTTGTCCCTTTTGGATTCAGGGCAAGAAGTGTTTGGTAGGAGGCAGCAAACACAGCTTCCATTGTTTCCTCACCAtatgcagcaacaacaacaacaacaatcaatgGTTATGCCTTCTACTAAACAGCAGAAGGTGAGTTCCACCGGAGACGATGCAAGCCACCAGCTTCAGCAGGCTATATTTGATCAGTTATACAAAACTGCTGAGCTGATAGAAGCTGGTAATCCGGTTCATGCGCAAGGGATATTGGCGCGGCTCAATCACCAGCTCTCCCCTATTGGTAGGCCTTTTCAGAGGGCTGCTTTCTACATGAAGGAGGCCTTGATGTCACTGCTTCATTCAAATGCTCACAGTTTCATGGCTTTTTCGCCAAttagtttcatttttaaaattggagCTTATAAGTCCTTTTCTGAGATATCACCTGTTCTTCAGTTTGCCAATTTTACTTGCAACCAAGCCCTCATTGAAGCTGTGGAAAGGTCTGACAGAATTCATGTTATCGATTTCGATATTGGGTTTGGAGTGCAGTGGTCATCTTTTATGCAAGAGATTGCCTTGAGAAGTAGTGGTGCACcttcactcaaagtcactgccATTGTGTCACCCTCCACTTGTGATGAGGTTGAGCTCAATTTCACTAGAGAGAATTTGATTCAATACGCGAAAGACATCAATGTGTCATTTGAATTCAATGTTTTGAGCATTGAATCCTTGAACTCTCCTTCCTGTCCACTGCTTGGTAAATTCTTTGATAATGAGGCAATTGTGGTGAATATGCCAGTCTCAAGTTTCACAAACTATCCATCATTGTTCCCTTCCGTTCTTCACTTTGTGAAGCAACTCAGGCCAAAAGTTGTGGTCACTTTGGACAGAATTTGTGATCAAATGGATGTACCACTTCCTACCAACGTAGTCCATGTTCTCCAATGTTATTCGGCCCTGCTTGAATCGTTGGATGCGGTGAATGTGAATCTTGATGTCCTCCAAAAGATTGAGAGGCATTTCATCCAGCCAGCTATCAAGAAAATTATACTTGGCCACCaccattttcaagaaaaattacccCCATGGAGGAACCTCTTTATGCAATCTGGATTCTCTCCATTCACATTTAGCAACTTCACAGAAGCTCAAGCTGAGTGTCTAGTTCAGAGGGCACCTGTGAGGGGATTTCATGTGGAGAGGAAGCCTTCATCACTTGTTCTATGCTGGCAGAAGAAAGAACTCATCTCAGTTTCTACTTGGAGATGCTGA